In Lachnospiraceae bacterium, one DNA window encodes the following:
- a CDS encoding FadR family transcriptional regulator, with translation MALRLFNGEGNIKMLTALNSEEKTLPERAADKIIDMIVENALKPGDRLPTELELLQYLNVGRSTVREAIKLLVSQNIIEVRRGSGTFVREQTGVMDDPLGFRFVQDKLKLGLDLCEIRIMIEPDMAALAAERATREDLEQLREACLKVEELILQGKDYAQWDIRFHTVLAQCTGNSVVHALVPIFTQAVPFFIDITRKGLLKQTIDSHRDILEAVCAGDGQSAAQAMLHHLEDNRRNMLDISAKLAKRR, from the coding sequence ATGGCATTAAGATTATTTAATGGGGAAGGAAATATAAAAATGCTGACTGCGTTAAACTCAGAAGAAAAGACTCTGCCGGAGCGGGCCGCAGACAAAATTATTGATATGATTGTGGAGAATGCTTTGAAGCCGGGCGACCGCCTTCCGACGGAGCTGGAATTGCTTCAGTACCTGAATGTGGGGCGCAGTACGGTGCGTGAGGCAATTAAGCTTCTGGTAAGCCAGAATATTATCGAGGTGCGGAGAGGCAGCGGCACCTTCGTGAGAGAGCAGACGGGGGTTATGGACGATCCGCTGGGGTTTCGTTTTGTTCAGGATAAGCTGAAGCTGGGCCTTGATTTATGTGAAATCCGTATTATGATAGAACCGGACATGGCGGCGCTGGCGGCGGAACGGGCCACAAGAGAAGATTTGGAGCAGCTAAGGGAAGCCTGCCTTAAGGTGGAAGAGCTGATTTTACAGGGAAAGGATTATGCCCAGTGGGATATCCGGTTTCATACTGTCCTTGCCCAGTGTACAGGAAACAGCGTGGTTCATGCCCTGGTGCCTATTTTTACTCAGGCGGTTCCATTTTTTATCGACATTACCAGAAAAGGTCTCCTTAAGCAGACCATTGACAGTCACAGGGATATTCTGGAGGCTGTGTGCGCAGGTGACGGACAATCTGCAGCCCAAGCGATGCTGCATCATCTGGAGGACAACCGGCGCAACATGCTGGACATTAGCGCCAAGTTGGCAAAACGACGATAA
- a CDS encoding ABC transporter, protein MNKLKNLADYIGISRLVVIGFLLLLMISVFPLGINPGMIYSDCLVRVGMNGFLVLAMMISIVCGAGLNFGLPIGILCGLFGGSIAVQFNWSGLGGFWGACLVSVPVAIVVGFLYAALLNNVKGSEMTVGNYMAFSIVSLMSIAWLVLPYSNPKIVWPITGVGLRTTMTLEENYDKVLDNFLKIDFRKMGILQDNPNWKDLSISTGLLLTFAVGCLLMWLFMKTKAGVIMRCSGGNPGFSRMLGINNNKIRTIGIVASTVIAAIGINIYSQSYGFYQFYSAPLMMAFPAMAAILIGGATPKKATVFNVVLGVVLFQSLLTLATPVANALINAGSISEVVRIIVQNGIILYALTKIKSNGGK, encoded by the coding sequence ATGAATAAGTTAAAAAATCTGGCAGATTACATCGGCATATCCCGCCTGGTGGTAATCGGATTTCTGCTTTTGCTTATGATATCAGTATTTCCGCTGGGAATTAACCCTGGTATGATTTACTCCGACTGTCTGGTTCGCGTGGGAATGAACGGTTTCCTGGTGTTAGCCATGATGATTTCCATCGTGTGCGGCGCAGGTCTGAACTTTGGTCTCCCAATCGGAATCCTGTGCGGACTGTTTGGCGGCTCCATTGCAGTGCAGTTTAACTGGAGCGGTCTGGGCGGTTTCTGGGGGGCATGCCTTGTATCGGTACCGGTTGCTATTGTTGTCGGATTCCTGTACGCAGCTCTTTTGAACAATGTAAAAGGCTCCGAGATGACCGTCGGCAACTACATGGCATTTTCCATTGTATCCCTGATGTCCATCGCATGGCTGGTACTTCCCTACAGCAACCCGAAAATTGTATGGCCAATCACCGGTGTAGGACTTCGTACAACCATGACACTGGAAGAGAACTATGACAAGGTACTGGATAACTTCTTAAAGATTGACTTTAGAAAAATGGGAATTTTGCAGGATAATCCAAATTGGAAGGATTTGTCCATTTCAACTGGACTTCTGCTTACCTTTGCAGTTGGCTGTCTTTTAATGTGGCTGTTTATGAAAACAAAGGCCGGCGTTATTATGCGTTGCAGCGGCGGCAATCCGGGCTTTTCCAGAATGCTGGGCATAAACAACAACAAAATCCGCACCATCGGTATTGTAGCTTCCACCGTTATTGCAGCAATCGGAATTAACATTTACTCCCAGAGCTATGGTTTCTATCAGTTCTATTCCGCACCTTTAATGATGGCATTTCCGGCGATGGCGGCTATCTTAATCGGAGGAGCTACACCGAAGAAGGCGACAGTGTTCAACGTGGTGCTGGGTGTTGTCCTGTTCCAGAGCCTTTTAACTCTGGCGACACCTGTAGCAAATGCCCTGATCAATGCAGGAAGTATCTCCGAGGTTGTGAGAATTATCGTTCAGAACGGTATTATTCTGTATGCGTTGACTAAGATTAAGAGTAATGGAGGAAAGTAA
- a CDS encoding IS1634 family transposase: MSYFLKKTNNKKGTYLQIYESYYDPTRKCGAHRSYKPLGYVHELQATGIEDPIAVFTKEVQKLNQKCKQKKQAEKEQQISDVSPEKHLGYFPLKNINDSLGCKRFIDLMQTATNFRFNIFDMMSALIYARTVQPCSKSKTYDEVIPNLFENHDFSLDQLYSGLEYIGSEYEKVIEIYNHQINQTYPLDTAHTYFDCTNFYFEIDKEDDFRLKGPSKENRREPIIGMGLLLDANQIPIGMKMYPGNESEKPVIRNIIDDLKKRSHISGRTIQIADKGLNCFNNIAHALKAGDGYIFSKSVKTLPETEKTWVLLENDYADVMNKRGEILYRIKECVDDFSYSCTDTAGHKKTVKLTEKRIVTFNPKLAAKQKYEINRQVEKAKKLKASQAKRSEYGDSSKYVSFIPTNKKGEETEGAVKVEINEKSIENARKFAGYNMIVTSEIHMAASKVYAAYHNLWRIEESFRVMKSQLDARPVYLQKQETITGHFLICYLAVLLTRILQIHILKNQYGTEEIFDFIRDFRVAKISDRKYINLSRNSSFIKFFSDHTGLPLTSYFMGNTDIKKVLSHRF; encoded by the coding sequence ATGTCTTATTTCTTAAAGAAAACAAACAATAAAAAGGGTACTTATTTACAGATCTACGAAAGTTATTATGATCCTACTCGAAAATGCGGTGCTCATCGTTCTTACAAACCTCTGGGGTATGTACACGAACTTCAGGCTACCGGCATCGAGGATCCGATTGCTGTTTTTACCAAAGAGGTCCAGAAACTTAATCAGAAATGCAAACAGAAAAAACAGGCAGAAAAAGAACAACAGATCTCCGATGTGTCTCCCGAAAAACATCTGGGGTATTTTCCTTTAAAAAATATCAATGACTCTCTCGGCTGTAAGCGGTTTATTGATCTCATGCAGACGGCAACTAATTTCAGATTTAACATTTTTGATATGATGTCTGCTTTAATTTATGCAAGAACAGTCCAGCCCTGTTCGAAATCAAAAACTTATGATGAGGTTATCCCAAATCTCTTTGAAAACCACGATTTTTCACTGGACCAGCTGTATTCCGGTCTGGAGTACATTGGCTCCGAATACGAAAAGGTGATCGAGATCTATAACCACCAGATCAATCAGACATATCCGCTTGATACGGCCCACACATACTTTGATTGTACAAACTTTTACTTTGAGATTGATAAAGAAGATGATTTCCGCCTGAAAGGCCCCTCAAAAGAAAACCGCAGGGAACCGATCATCGGTATGGGCCTGCTCCTGGATGCCAACCAGATCCCTATCGGTATGAAAATGTATCCTGGGAATGAAAGTGAAAAACCCGTTATACGTAACATCATTGATGATCTTAAAAAACGCAGTCACATATCCGGCAGAACGATCCAGATCGCGGATAAGGGACTTAACTGCTTTAATAACATCGCACACGCATTGAAAGCTGGCGATGGATACATCTTCTCCAAATCTGTAAAAACTCTTCCTGAGACGGAAAAAACATGGGTCCTGCTTGAAAATGACTATGCAGACGTTATGAACAAAAGAGGAGAGATACTGTACCGTATCAAGGAATGCGTAGATGATTTTTCTTATTCCTGCACAGATACCGCTGGACATAAAAAAACAGTAAAACTTACAGAAAAACGGATCGTAACATTCAATCCAAAACTTGCCGCAAAACAGAAATATGAAATAAACCGGCAGGTCGAGAAAGCAAAGAAGCTCAAAGCCAGTCAGGCAAAAAGATCCGAATATGGCGATAGTTCTAAATATGTTTCTTTTATTCCCACTAATAAAAAGGGAGAAGAAACAGAGGGTGCTGTAAAAGTTGAAATAAACGAAAAATCCATTGAGAATGCCCGCAAATTTGCAGGTTATAACATGATCGTTACTTCAGAGATCCACATGGCTGCGTCCAAGGTGTATGCTGCCTACCATAATCTCTGGCGCATTGAAGAATCTTTCCGTGTCATGAAATCCCAGCTTGATGCAAGACCTGTATATTTACAAAAACAGGAAACGATCACCGGACATTTCCTCATTTGTTACCTTGCGGTACTGCTGACCAGGATCTTACAGATACACATCTTAAAAAACCAGTATGGTACCGAAGAGATATTTGATTTCATACGTGACTTCAGAGTTGCAAAAATATCTGACCGAAAATATATAAACTTATCACGGAATTCTTCTTTTATAAAGTTTTTTTCCGATCATACCGGACTTCCATTAACCTCTTATTTTATGGGTAATACCGATATTAAAAAAGTGCTGAGCCATAGATTTTAG
- a CDS encoding DUF3798 domain-containing protein, protein MKKKFLAVALAASMTASLCACGGSKPAETTAAPAAAETTAAAAGESKAEETTAAAGDYKIGIMTGTVTQGEESYRAAEMLEKQHPGKIVLATFPDKFATEQETTISTALSLASDPDVKAIVFSQAVQGTAAACQKIREVRPDILLIAAGYQDDAATTAANCDIFYHTNVPEMGIQMVDELSDMGAKTFVHYSFPRHLAWQPTADRLQNMKDRCAELGLTLVETTTPDPVSDAGVSGTQQFVLEDVPRSVDKYGVETAFFGTNTAQQEPMIKCVVDTKSYFTYPSDPSPFVGFPSALGIEVPDDKLYDTEYMMNAIKEKLASVDMTGHMGTWTAPIMTLFMTGSYAYAEAFCEGKTNGEKLDADVFKTVLGEAAGADVDVENIVDGGTTYDNGFFIMCSYERF, encoded by the coding sequence ATGAAAAAGAAATTTTTAGCAGTAGCATTGGCAGCATCTATGACAGCAAGCCTTTGCGCATGCGGCGGCTCCAAACCAGCTGAGACCACAGCAGCTCCAGCAGCAGCTGAGACTACCGCAGCAGCAGCCGGAGAGTCCAAAGCAGAAGAAACTACCGCAGCAGCTGGTGACTACAAGATTGGTATTATGACAGGGACAGTAACTCAGGGTGAGGAGAGCTACCGTGCAGCAGAGATGCTGGAGAAGCAGCATCCAGGCAAGATTGTTCTGGCTACATTCCCAGATAAGTTTGCTACCGAGCAGGAGACAACCATCTCCACAGCACTGAGCCTTGCTTCTGACCCAGACGTTAAGGCAATCGTCTTCAGCCAGGCTGTACAGGGAACTGCAGCTGCCTGCCAGAAGATTCGTGAAGTACGTCCTGACATTCTGTTAATCGCAGCTGGTTACCAGGATGATGCAGCTACTACTGCTGCAAACTGTGATATCTTCTATCACACCAACGTTCCGGAGATGGGAATCCAGATGGTAGATGAGTTAAGCGATATGGGTGCTAAGACATTCGTTCACTATTCCTTCCCACGTCACCTGGCATGGCAGCCAACCGCTGACCGTCTTCAGAATATGAAGGATCGTTGTGCAGAGCTTGGTCTTACACTGGTTGAGACCACAACTCCTGACCCGGTGTCCGATGCAGGTGTTTCCGGTACACAGCAGTTCGTTCTTGAGGATGTTCCGCGTTCCGTTGACAAGTACGGTGTCGAGACCGCTTTCTTTGGTACAAACACTGCTCAGCAGGAGCCAATGATCAAGTGTGTTGTTGATACAAAGTCCTACTTTACATATCCTTCTGACCCATCCCCATTCGTAGGTTTCCCATCTGCACTGGGTATTGAGGTTCCGGATGACAAGCTGTATGATACAGAGTATATGATGAACGCTATTAAAGAGAAGCTGGCATCTGTTGACATGACCGGACATATGGGTACATGGACTGCTCCTATTATGACACTGTTTATGACCGGTAGCTACGCATATGCAGAAGCATTCTGCGAGGGCAAGACCAACGGCGAGAAGCTGGATGCAGATGTATTTAAGACAGTTCTTGGCGAGGCAGCTGGTGCAGATGTAGACGTAGAGAACATCGTAGATGGCGGAACTACTTATGACAATGGTTTCTTCATTATGTGTTCTTACGAGAGATTCTAA
- a CDS encoding DUF3842 family protein, with protein MKIVIIDGQGGRMGKAVIEQLKKRCPSLETYAIGTNSTATAAMMKAGASYGATGENPAIVNSRDADIIIGPMGIVIANSLLGEITPAMSVAIGSSSAYKIFIPVNRCNHMIVGCKDTTLTEYINLVCDEVERRMAEYENRRI; from the coding sequence ATGAAGATTGTAATTATCGACGGTCAAGGAGGCCGGATGGGCAAGGCAGTCATTGAACAGCTCAAAAAAAGGTGTCCTTCTCTTGAGACCTACGCCATCGGCACAAACAGCACCGCTACTGCCGCCATGATGAAGGCCGGCGCCTCTTACGGCGCCACCGGTGAAAATCCCGCCATTGTCAATTCCAGGGATGCTGACATCATTATCGGCCCCATGGGTATTGTCATTGCAAATTCCCTGTTGGGTGAAATCACTCCGGCTATGTCTGTGGCCATCGGTTCCAGCAGTGCCTATAAAATTTTTATTCCCGTAAACCGCTGCAACCACATGATTGTGGGCTGCAAGGATACAACGCTGACCGAGTACATCAATCTGGTCTGTGATGAGGTAGAGAGGAGAATGGCCGAATATGAGAACCGTAGAATTTAA
- a CDS encoding sugar ABC transporter ATP-binding protein → MSSKYVLEMNHIEKDFFGNKVLKDVSIKVKPGEIVALIGENGAGKSTIMNVLFGMPAIHQTGGFKGEVLIDGEKVNIKSPIEAMQYGIGMVHQEFMLIDGYDVAENIKLNRENVKKNPLSMIFGKRLNLVDRASMHKESRATLDSLGIELSEKTRVGSLPVGYKQFVEIARELDKKNIKLIVLDEPTAVLTEKEAEQFLECVKEVSERGIAFIFISHKLDEIKRYTHHTFVLRDGEMVGDYDTDELSTIKMSELMVGRKVEILNRDITDEKENENQEVCLELEHFRVSMPGEVARDISLQIKKGEIFGIGGLAGHGKISIANGIMGLYPSRGTVKIRGKEIDVTKTSETLNDGVAFVSEDRRGVGLMLDESIELNISIAALKTKNRFVVKKCGIPFYDKKSAVEYAKQMIKELDIRCTGYTQPVRSLSGGNQQKVCIARALTLEPDILFVSEPTRGIDIGAKKMILDSLLKLNKEKGVTVIITSSELAELRSVCNRIAIVTEGKIAGILRSNEDDYKFGLRMSGSKIEDAKEEAKEA, encoded by the coding sequence TTGAGCAGCAAGTATGTATTGGAAATGAATCACATCGAAAAAGATTTCTTTGGAAACAAAGTATTAAAGGATGTGAGCATTAAAGTAAAACCGGGAGAAATCGTTGCTCTTATCGGAGAGAACGGAGCCGGAAAATCCACCATCATGAATGTACTGTTCGGAATGCCGGCCATTCACCAGACCGGAGGTTTTAAAGGAGAGGTATTAATTGATGGAGAAAAAGTAAACATCAAATCTCCCATTGAGGCGATGCAATACGGCATTGGCATGGTGCACCAGGAATTCATGCTGATTGATGGTTATGATGTAGCGGAGAATATCAAGTTAAACCGCGAGAATGTGAAGAAAAACCCACTGAGTATGATTTTTGGAAAACGCCTGAATCTGGTGGACCGCGCATCTATGCACAAGGAATCAAGAGCAACTCTGGATTCTCTGGGAATCGAGTTAAGCGAGAAAACCCGTGTGGGAAGTCTTCCTGTGGGCTACAAGCAGTTTGTCGAGATTGCCCGTGAGCTGGATAAGAAAAATATTAAGTTAATCGTTCTGGACGAGCCGACAGCCGTTCTGACAGAGAAAGAGGCGGAGCAGTTCCTGGAGTGCGTGAAGGAAGTTTCAGAGAGGGGAATCGCCTTTATCTTTATCAGCCACAAGCTGGATGAGATAAAGCGCTATACACATCACACCTTCGTATTGCGAGACGGTGAGATGGTGGGCGATTATGATACCGATGAGCTCAGCACCATTAAAATGTCCGAGCTGATGGTAGGACGTAAGGTTGAAATTCTGAACCGTGACATTACGGATGAAAAAGAGAATGAAAATCAGGAAGTATGTCTGGAGCTTGAGCACTTCAGAGTCAGCATGCCCGGTGAAGTGGCCAGAGATATTTCACTGCAGATAAAGAAGGGCGAAATCTTCGGTATCGGAGGTTTGGCCGGACACGGAAAAATCAGTATCGCAAACGGAATCATGGGTCTGTACCCATCCAGAGGTACCGTTAAAATCCGAGGAAAAGAGATTGACGTAACAAAGACCAGCGAAACCTTAAATGACGGAGTTGCTTTCGTATCAGAGGATCGCCGGGGTGTGGGACTGATGCTTGACGAGTCCATTGAATTAAACATTTCCATTGCAGCATTAAAGACAAAGAATCGTTTTGTGGTAAAGAAATGCGGTATCCCATTCTACGACAAGAAGAGTGCGGTAGAGTACGCAAAGCAGATGATTAAGGAGCTGGATATCCGCTGTACAGGATATACGCAGCCGGTAAGAAGCCTGTCAGGCGGAAACCAGCAGAAGGTATGTATTGCAAGAGCGCTGACTTTGGAACCGGATATCCTGTTTGTATCAGAGCCTACACGAGGCATTGATATCGGTGCCAAGAAGATGATTCTGGACTCTCTGTTAAAGTTAAACAAGGAGAAGGGCGTTACGGTTATTATCACCTCCAGTGAGCTGGCAGAGCTCCGTTCCGTGTGTAACCGTATTGCCATCGTCACAGAAGGAAAGATTGCCGGTATTCTCCGTTCCAATGAGGATGACTACAAGTTCGGTCTTCGGATGAGCGGATCTAAGATTGAAGATGCGAAAGAGGAGGCGAAAGAGGCATGA
- a CDS encoding ABC transporter permease has translation MENKKRNKVLEILQGNMVPILFTVLCLVSIKISGQTAGYVITETISRVGRNAILIVSLILPVMCGMGLNFSIVLGAMAGEIGLILITHWSIDGLPGIVVATLIGTVLAIILGTLTGILFNKVKGQEMITGMILGFFAVGIYDLIFIFMVGSVIPMVNPEIMLNSQNAAGETVYVGLRNTIDFHAATKYAIDNAWKVMFVKLLPILLAIFAVVTVLVVAWNMGKKKLDVKNSLFAAKGFLITTVLLAILQILMKTSKAVQKAFFIVQVPVLTAILIALVCMLIVFITKTKLGQDIKTVGMNMQVATAAGINVDKTRIVATVLSTVIASWGQIIFLQNIGNVQTFNSHEQVGTYAVAALLVGGASIDKATMGQVFTGTILFHILFFITPLAGKVLFSDPQLGEYFRVFLCYGIIAVSLVLYAWKKIAADRRRIEEENRQQMAELESK, from the coding sequence ATGGAAAATAAGAAACGCAATAAAGTGTTGGAAATCCTTCAGGGAAATATGGTTCCCATTTTGTTTACAGTGCTTTGTCTTGTGAGCATTAAAATATCCGGTCAGACGGCAGGCTATGTAATTACTGAGACTATCTCCCGTGTAGGCCGTAATGCGATTCTGATTGTATCCCTGATTCTTCCGGTTATGTGCGGAATGGGTCTGAACTTCAGTATTGTACTGGGAGCAATGGCCGGTGAGATTGGTCTGATTCTCATTACCCACTGGAGCATTGATGGTCTTCCGGGAATCGTAGTTGCCACTTTAATCGGTACGGTTCTGGCAATCATCCTTGGAACACTCACCGGTATCCTGTTTAACAAGGTAAAGGGACAGGAAATGATTACCGGTATGATTCTGGGCTTCTTCGCAGTTGGTATCTACGACCTGATATTCATCTTCATGGTAGGAAGCGTGATTCCTATGGTAAACCCGGAAATCATGCTGAATTCCCAGAATGCAGCAGGCGAGACCGTTTATGTAGGACTTAGAAACACCATCGATTTCCACGCTGCAACCAAATATGCAATTGATAATGCATGGAAGGTAATGTTTGTGAAGCTGCTTCCGATTCTGCTTGCAATTTTTGCAGTTGTGACGGTTCTTGTGGTTGCATGGAATATGGGAAAGAAGAAGCTGGATGTTAAGAACTCCCTGTTTGCGGCAAAGGGCTTTCTGATCACAACGGTGCTTCTGGCAATTCTTCAGATTCTTATGAAGACCTCCAAGGCAGTCCAGAAGGCATTCTTTATCGTACAGGTTCCGGTGCTGACAGCAATTCTTATCGCGCTGGTATGTATGCTGATTGTATTTATCACAAAAACAAAGCTGGGCCAGGATATTAAGACCGTCGGTATGAATATGCAGGTTGCTACAGCAGCAGGCATCAACGTAGACAAAACCCGTATTGTGGCTACGGTGCTTTCTACCGTAATCGCTTCCTGGGGACAGATTATCTTCTTACAGAACATTGGTAACGTACAGACTTTCAACAGCCATGAGCAGGTAGGTACTTACGCTGTTGCAGCTCTTCTGGTAGGCGGCGCGTCCATTGACAAAGCAACGATGGGACAGGTATTTACAGGAACCATTCTGTTCCACATCCTGTTCTTTATCACACCTCTTGCAGGCAAAGTTCTGTTCAGCGACCCGCAGTTAGGTGAGTATTTCCGTGTATTCCTGTGCTACGGAATCATTGCAGTATCCCTGGTTCTCTACGCATGGAAGAAGATTGCGGCGGACAGAAGAAGAATTGAAGAGGAAAACCGTCAGCAGATGGCAGAGCTGGAGAGCAAGTAA